One window of the Streptococcus parasanguinis ATCC 15912 genome contains the following:
- a CDS encoding peptidase U32 family protein, producing the protein MKNIIITATAESVEQAQALIDAGVDRIYVGEKDYGLRLPQTLSYDEINRIAQLVHATGKELTVAVNALMHQSMMDSIKPFLDFLKEIQADYITVGDAGVFYVLKRDGYPFKTIYDASTMVTSSRQINFWGKQAGASEAVLAREIPSAELFVMAENLQIPAEVLVYGASIIHHSKRPLLQNYYNFIKTEDSVTKDRDLFLAEPGDPNSHYSVYEDKHGTHIFSNNDLNMMTKLSELVEHGFDHWKLDGVYCPGENFVKITEYFVKARDLIQKGTFTQDQAYLFDEEIRKLHPANRGLDTGFYDYEPDRVK; encoded by the coding sequence ATGAAAAATATTATTATTACAGCAACAGCAGAGAGTGTTGAGCAAGCGCAAGCCCTGATTGATGCAGGGGTTGACCGAATCTATGTCGGTGAAAAAGATTACGGATTACGATTGCCTCAAACTTTAAGCTATGACGAAATAAATCGAATTGCCCAACTGGTCCATGCTACTGGCAAAGAATTGACAGTAGCTGTAAATGCACTGATGCACCAATCGATGATGGATTCAATCAAGCCTTTCCTAGATTTTCTAAAGGAAATTCAGGCTGATTATATTACTGTCGGAGATGCGGGCGTTTTTTATGTCTTGAAACGAGATGGCTATCCATTCAAAACGATTTACGATGCCTCAACCATGGTCACTTCTAGCCGCCAGATCAATTTCTGGGGAAAACAAGCAGGAGCTTCTGAGGCTGTTTTGGCTCGTGAGATTCCATCTGCCGAATTATTCGTAATGGCTGAGAATCTTCAGATTCCAGCGGAAGTCTTGGTCTATGGTGCTAGCATTATCCACCATTCGAAACGACCTCTTCTTCAGAATTATTACAACTTCATCAAGACAGAGGACTCTGTAACCAAAGATCGCGACCTGTTCTTAGCAGAACCAGGAGATCCAAATTCTCATTATTCAGTCTACGAGGACAAACATGGAACCCATATCTTCTCAAATAATGACTTGAATATGATGACCAAATTGTCTGAGTTGGTAGAACACGGATTTGATCATTGGAAACTCGATGGTGTCTACTGTCCGGGGGAAAACTTTGTCAAGATTACAGAGTACTTTGTCAAGGCCCGTGATTTGATTCAAAAAGGAACATTTACACAGGATCAAGCCTATCTGTTTGATGAAGAAATCCGCAAATTACATCCAGCTAATCGTGGTTTGGATACTGGTTTCTATGATTATGAACCAGATCGTGTAAAATAA
- a CDS encoding Tex family protein encodes MAGKYAIIEAMDKYEKIAQELGVSLKQIDTVLSLTAEGSTIPFIARYRKDMTGNLDEVAIKAIIDRDKSLTALDERKETVLAKIEEQGKLTEALKQAIEAAEKLADVEELYLPYKEKRRTKATIAREAGLFPLARLILQNSPDLEAEAQKFTCEAFPTETAALAGAVDILVEAISEDTQLRALTYQEIHGHSLMTSTLKDESLDPKKTFEIYYDFSEKIKNMQGYRTLALNRGEKLGVLKVGFEHQLDRIIRIFEARFKTKNAYVDEVIQQAVKKKIVPAIERRIRTELTEVAEDGAIQLFSENLRNLLLIPPLKGRVVLGFDPAFRTGAKLAVVDETGKMLATQVIYPVAPAKPAQIEQAKKDLSSLIKEFGVEIIAIGNGTASRESEAFVAEVLHDHPGVRYVIVNESGASVYSASELARHEFPELTVEKRSAISIARRLQDPLAELVKIDAKSIGVGQYQHDVNQKKLTESLDFVVDTVVNQVGVNINTASPSLLAHVAGLNKTISENIVKYREEEGMILSRAQIKKVPRLGAKAFEQAAGFLRIPESKNILDNTGVHPESYKEVEKLFQLLEMTDLDASAQEKLKAVNIKEMSTQLDLGPETLKDIIADLLKPGRDLRDSFDAPVLRQDVLDIKDLHIGQKLEGVVRNVVDFGAFVDIGIHEDGLIHISHMSKQFIKHPSQVVSVGDLVTVWVKKIDVEREKVNLSLVAPNESD; translated from the coding sequence ATGGCAGGAAAATATGCTATAATAGAAGCTATGGATAAATATGAAAAAATAGCCCAAGAATTGGGTGTTAGCTTAAAACAAATCGATACCGTATTGAGTCTGACCGCAGAAGGCTCAACCATTCCTTTTATTGCCCGCTATCGAAAAGATATGACGGGAAATTTAGATGAAGTAGCGATCAAGGCCATTATTGACCGGGACAAATCGTTAACGGCTCTGGATGAACGAAAGGAAACCGTCCTTGCTAAGATTGAGGAACAAGGCAAACTGACAGAGGCGCTCAAGCAGGCTATTGAGGCTGCTGAAAAATTAGCGGATGTCGAAGAGCTCTATCTCCCATATAAGGAAAAACGGCGGACCAAGGCGACGATTGCACGAGAAGCAGGACTTTTCCCCTTGGCACGTCTCATTTTGCAAAATAGCCCAGACTTGGAAGCAGAGGCTCAGAAATTTACCTGTGAGGCCTTCCCAACTGAAACCGCAGCTTTAGCTGGTGCAGTGGATATTTTGGTAGAAGCTATTTCAGAGGATACCCAATTACGGGCCCTCACCTATCAAGAAATTCATGGGCATTCCCTCATGACGTCAACCTTGAAGGATGAAAGCTTAGATCCCAAGAAAACCTTTGAAATCTACTATGATTTTTCTGAGAAGATCAAGAATATGCAAGGCTACCGGACCCTGGCGCTCAATCGTGGAGAAAAATTGGGCGTTCTCAAAGTCGGATTCGAGCACCAACTGGATCGGATCATTCGTATCTTTGAGGCTCGTTTTAAAACCAAAAATGCCTATGTGGATGAGGTTATTCAACAAGCGGTTAAGAAAAAAATCGTTCCTGCGATTGAACGTCGGATTCGGACAGAGTTGACGGAGGTGGCAGAAGACGGAGCGATTCAATTGTTCTCTGAGAATCTACGGAATCTATTGCTCATTCCTCCATTAAAAGGGCGCGTGGTCCTTGGATTTGACCCAGCCTTTCGGACCGGTGCTAAACTAGCCGTTGTCGATGAGACAGGAAAGATGCTTGCCACCCAGGTCATCTATCCAGTTGCTCCTGCAAAACCAGCTCAGATCGAGCAGGCTAAAAAGGATCTGTCTTCCCTGATCAAGGAGTTTGGAGTAGAAATTATTGCGATTGGAAATGGAACTGCCAGCCGTGAAAGTGAGGCCTTTGTCGCAGAGGTCCTCCATGACCATCCAGGAGTTCGCTATGTTATTGTCAATGAAAGCGGAGCATCTGTCTATTCAGCTAGTGAGTTGGCCCGTCACGAATTCCCAGAATTAACCGTTGAAAAACGCTCGGCTATTTCCATTGCCCGCCGCCTGCAAGATCCGCTAGCAGAATTGGTAAAAATCGATGCCAAATCCATCGGTGTGGGTCAATACCAGCACGATGTCAATCAGAAAAAACTGACAGAAAGCTTGGATTTCGTAGTAGATACTGTCGTCAACCAAGTTGGGGTCAATATCAATACGGCTAGTCCCTCTCTCTTAGCGCATGTAGCGGGACTCAATAAAACCATCTCTGAAAATATTGTGAAATACCGGGAAGAAGAAGGAATGATTCTTTCACGAGCACAGATTAAAAAAGTGCCTCGCCTCGGCGCCAAGGCTTTCGAGCAGGCTGCTGGATTCTTACGCATTCCTGAAAGTAAAAACATCTTGGATAATACCGGCGTTCACCCTGAAAGTTACAAGGAAGTTGAAAAACTTTTTCAACTTCTTGAAATGACCGACCTCGATGCATCAGCTCAGGAAAAATTAAAAGCTGTGAACATAAAGGAGATGTCTACTCAGCTGGATCTGGGACCAGAAACCCTAAAAGATATCATTGCCGATCTCCTAAAACCAGGTCGCGATTTGCGGGATTCCTTTGATGCACCTGTGCTCCGTCAGGATGTCTTGGATATTAAAGACCTGCATATTGGCCAAAAATTAGAAGGGGTTGTGCGCAATGTGGTTGACTTTGGAGCCTTTGTCGATATTGGCATTCACGAAGATGGCTTGATTCATATCTCCCATATGAGCAAGCAGTTTATCAAGCATCCAAGCCAGGTCGTCTCAGTAGGTGATTTGGTTACCGTCTGGGTGAAGAAGATTGATGTGGAACGCGAAAAAGTCAATCTCAGTTTGGTAGCTCCGAATGAATCTGACTGA
- a CDS encoding YtxH domain-containing protein, protein MGRLSSLLIGVISGASAAYYLSTEQGKKVTKKVARFVKDYQEDPQEVHESVKQTAKDVSKQAAEVIQQTKEKVGSGEITTGTVLESVKEKTQDVVEKSQEVYHSFKDKLQKENLSGNDLVQSIRKQTESEDIVLELDAKDSEEETKEA, encoded by the coding sequence ATGGGACGTTTATCTAGTTTATTAATTGGTGTCATTTCAGGTGCTTCAGCAGCCTACTATTTATCAACTGAGCAAGGAAAGAAAGTCACTAAAAAAGTTGCACGATTCGTAAAAGATTATCAAGAGGATCCTCAAGAAGTACACGAATCCGTTAAACAAACTGCGAAGGATGTTTCAAAACAAGCTGCAGAAGTGATCCAACAAACCAAAGAAAAAGTTGGATCTGGAGAAATTACGACAGGAACTGTTTTGGAATCTGTCAAAGAAAAAACGCAAGATGTGGTTGAAAAATCTCAAGAAGTCTATCACTCATTTAAGGATAAACTTCAAAAAGAAAATCTAAGTGGCAATGACTTGGTTCAATCCATTCGCAAACAAACAGAATCAGAAGACATCGTGTTAGAGTTGGATGCAAAAGATTCTGAAGAAGAAACAAAAGAAGCATAA
- the hprK gene encoding HPr(Ser) kinase/phosphatase, translating into MAVTVRDIQEKLRLSVVYGNDSLLSKEITTADISRPGLEMTGYFDYYTPERIQLVGMKEWSYLVKMSSHNRHQVLRKMFQPETPVIIVARNLEIPEEMLRAAEEKQLAILKSNVATSRLSGELSSYLDSRLAERTSVHGVLMDIYGMGVLIQGDSGIGKSETGLELVKRGHRLVADDRVDIYARDEMTLWGEPAEILRHLLEIRGVGIIDVMSLYGASAVKDSSQVQIAVYLENYAKDQVYDRLGNNAEELEIGGVTIPRIRIPVKTGRNISVVIEAAAMNVRAKEMGYDATKTFEERLSQLISQNEVKE; encoded by the coding sequence ATGGCAGTTACTGTTCGCGATATACAGGAAAAGCTTCGTCTATCGGTTGTTTATGGGAATGATAGCCTCTTAAGCAAGGAAATTACGACTGCGGACATTTCACGTCCAGGTCTTGAAATGACGGGCTATTTTGACTATTACACACCTGAGCGGATTCAGCTTGTAGGAATGAAAGAATGGTCCTACCTGGTGAAGATGAGCTCTCATAACCGTCATCAGGTCTTGCGCAAGATGTTCCAGCCAGAGACACCTGTCATCATTGTCGCGCGGAATTTAGAAATTCCAGAAGAAATGTTGCGAGCTGCGGAAGAGAAGCAACTAGCCATTTTGAAGAGCAATGTTGCGACCAGTCGTTTATCTGGAGAGCTATCTAGCTATTTGGATAGTCGGCTAGCAGAACGTACGAGTGTACACGGTGTCTTGATGGATATTTATGGGATGGGTGTCTTGATCCAAGGAGATAGCGGAATCGGAAAAAGCGAGACAGGTCTGGAACTTGTCAAACGGGGGCACCGCCTCGTAGCAGATGACCGAGTCGATATCTATGCGAGAGACGAGATGACCCTTTGGGGAGAGCCAGCTGAAATCCTACGCCACTTACTAGAGATCCGTGGTGTCGGGATTATCGATGTCATGAGTCTCTACGGAGCCAGTGCTGTCAAGGATTCTTCACAAGTCCAAATTGCCGTTTACTTGGAAAATTATGCCAAGGATCAGGTTTATGATCGTCTTGGTAATAATGCAGAAGAGTTGGAAATCGGCGGTGTGACCATTCCTCGGATTCGCATCCCTGTTAAGACAGGGCGGAACATTTCGGTCGTGATCGAAGCAGCAGCTATGAATGTTCGGGCTAAAGAAATGGGCTATGATGCCACCAAAACCTTTGAAGAACGTCTGTCCCAGTTGATTAGTCAAAATGAGGTGAAGGAATGA
- the lgt gene encoding prolipoprotein diacylglyceryl transferase translates to MNPVALQLGPISIRWYAICIVSGLILAVYLSMKEAPRKQINPDDIIDFILIAFPLAIVGARLYYVIFEWGYYSQHLGEIFAIWNGGIAIYGGLLTGALVLYLFSRRRLIEPIDFLDIAAPSVMVAQSIGRWGNFFNQEAYGAAVKSLNYLPSFIRDQMYIDGSYRQPTFLYESSWNLLGFLLILILRRKPQFLQQGEITAFYLIWYGFGRMIIEGMRTDSLMFAGLRVSQWLSMILILVGLAVILYQRRKKAPYYVETKE, encoded by the coding sequence ATGAATCCAGTAGCCCTTCAATTAGGTCCGATCAGTATTCGTTGGTACGCGATTTGTATTGTTTCTGGTTTGATTCTAGCTGTGTATCTTTCCATGAAAGAAGCTCCCCGTAAGCAAATTAATCCAGATGATATCATTGATTTCATTTTGATCGCCTTTCCGCTTGCGATTGTGGGGGCCAGACTCTATTACGTTATTTTCGAATGGGGCTACTATAGCCAGCACCTTGGTGAGATTTTTGCTATCTGGAACGGAGGAATCGCGATTTATGGTGGCCTCTTGACAGGTGCATTGGTCTTGTATCTATTCTCTCGCAGACGCTTGATTGAGCCAATTGATTTTTTGGATATTGCAGCCCCAAGCGTCATGGTTGCACAGAGTATTGGTCGCTGGGGAAACTTCTTTAACCAGGAAGCTTATGGAGCTGCTGTTAAGAGCCTCAACTACTTGCCCTCTTTTATTCGAGACCAAATGTATATAGATGGTAGTTACCGTCAGCCAACGTTCTTATATGAATCCAGTTGGAATCTGCTAGGATTTCTCTTGATCTTGATTCTTCGTAGGAAGCCCCAATTTTTGCAACAAGGTGAGATCACAGCCTTTTACCTTATCTGGTATGGTTTTGGTCGGATGATCATCGAAGGAATGAGGACGGATAGCTTGATGTTTGCTGGCTTACGTGTTTCCCAGTGGTTGTCGATGATCCTGATTCTAGTTGGACTTGCCGTCATCCTTTACCAACGTCGCAAAAAAGCCCCTTATTATGTAGAAACAAAGGAGTAA
- a CDS encoding PspC domain-containing protein has product MTASFYKLKRHRLVSGVLAGLADKFGLSVTLLRFLFILFTVSHAFIGVIIYLLLDTTLPYKDEEEQEMFDYGPRPRRRKEAEPIHDQNDSPFF; this is encoded by the coding sequence ATGACAGCATCATTTTACAAATTAAAACGACATCGCCTGGTTTCAGGTGTGCTAGCTGGCTTAGCCGATAAATTTGGTCTTAGCGTAACTCTCCTACGCTTCTTATTTATTCTTTTTACGGTTTCTCATGCCTTTATCGGTGTGATTATCTATTTACTGTTAGATACGACCTTGCCTTATAAGGACGAGGAGGAGCAGGAAATGTTTGACTATGGCCCTCGACCTCGTCGAAGAAAAGAGGCTGAACCCATCCATGATCAGAATGATAGTCCATTTTTCTAA
- a CDS encoding SprT family protein, translating to MNLTEYVRQVSLEDFGREFRHRAEWNSRLQTTGGRFFPKDRHLDFNPKIYQVFGLEVFRKIVRHELCHYHLYDQGKGYRHKDLAFKQLLQQVDGLRFTPPLPDRTRRVKRIYLYQCPHCGQEYRRKRKIDLKKYACGRCRSRLQFLEMRQE from the coding sequence ATGAATCTGACTGAGTATGTGCGCCAAGTATCCCTAGAAGATTTTGGGAGAGAATTCCGTCATCGAGCAGAGTGGAATTCACGTCTTCAAACCACTGGGGGTCGTTTCTTTCCCAAGGATCGACACCTTGATTTCAACCCGAAAATATACCAAGTTTTCGGGTTAGAGGTCTTTCGCAAAATCGTCCGCCACGAGCTCTGCCATTACCATCTTTACGATCAAGGTAAAGGCTATCGACATAAAGATCTAGCCTTTAAGCAACTCCTCCAGCAAGTGGACGGTCTTCGTTTCACACCTCCTCTACCAGATAGAACTAGGCGAGTCAAGCGGATCTATCTCTATCAATGTCCCCATTGTGGCCAAGAGTATAGACGAAAGCGAAAAATCGATCTGAAGAAATATGCTTGTGGTCGCTGTCGCAGCCGCCTGCAATTCCTTGAAATGAGACAAGAGTAA
- a CDS encoding DUF3270 family protein, with protein sequence MPVRNLRHYDEEFDYIELTKQTQETPIQDYAPEVEPAPQLSELLYFLNIAIFCVLTVVFSFVFLATKMNTFFAFALAIGSSFASIQGFRIYYNKRKK encoded by the coding sequence ATGCCCGTAAGAAATTTAAGACACTATGATGAAGAATTCGATTATATCGAATTAACCAAACAAACCCAAGAAACCCCTATTCAGGACTATGCTCCTGAAGTTGAACCCGCACCTCAATTAAGTGAATTGCTATATTTTTTAAATATCGCTATTTTCTGTGTGTTGACGGTTGTATTTAGTTTTGTCTTTTTAGCAACAAAAATGAATACCTTCTTTGCGTTTGCTTTAGCGATTGGTTCTAGCTTTGCTAGTATTCAAGGGTTCCGAATTTACTACAATAAACGAAAAAAATAA
- a CDS encoding DUF948 domain-containing protein, producing the protein MFIEIAYGLLGLALVALVIYMIFFLSKIGKVVDETQKTIQVLTSDVNVTLHQTNDLLAKVNVLTDDLNQKVATIDPLFTAVADLSESVSDLNDQARQLSVKAVSAGGKTVKASIGLKAIKMASKLFK; encoded by the coding sequence ATGTTTATTGAAATTGCCTACGGTCTCTTAGGACTTGCCTTAGTAGCGCTTGTCATTTATATGATTTTTTTCCTCTCAAAGATTGGAAAAGTTGTAGATGAGACGCAAAAAACCATCCAAGTTTTGACATCAGATGTCAATGTCACCTTGCATCAGACCAATGATCTATTGGCAAAAGTCAATGTTTTAACGGATGATTTGAATCAAAAAGTTGCAACGATTGACCCACTCTTTACAGCCGTAGCGGATCTTTCCGAGTCTGTTTCAGATTTGAATGATCAAGCCCGTCAATTGAGTGTCAAAGCAGTGTCAGCTGGTGGAAAAACAGTGAAAGCCTCTATCGGATTAAAAGCGATTAAGATGGCTTCAAAATTATTTAAATAG
- a CDS encoding peptidase U32 family protein yields MTNTKKRPEVLVPAGTLEKLKVAVNYGADAVFVGGQAYGLRSRAGNFTMDELREGIEYAHARGVDVHVASNMVTHEGNEQGAGEWFRELRDMGLDAVIVSDPALIEICATYAPGLNIHLSTQASATNVETFHFWKEYGLTRVVLAREVSMEELAEIRKRTDLEIEAFVHGAMCISYSGRCTLSNHMSDRDANRGGCSQSCRWKYDLYDMPFGQERKSIKGQVPEEYSMSAVDMCMIENIPDMIDNGVDSLKIEGRMKSVHYVSTVANCYKAACDAYMESPEAFYAIKDDLINELWKVAQRELATGFYYQTPTENEQLFGARRKIPQYKFVGEVVDFDPSTMTATIRQRNVINEGDQVEFYGPGFRHFECQIQDLHDKDGVKIDRAPNPMELLTITVPQEVKPGDMIRSCQEGLINLYSKDGASKTVRV; encoded by the coding sequence ATGACAAATACAAAAAAACGTCCAGAGGTCTTGGTACCTGCTGGAACATTAGAAAAGTTAAAAGTTGCCGTTAATTATGGGGCAGACGCAGTGTTCGTTGGTGGACAAGCCTATGGTTTGCGTAGCCGTGCCGGAAACTTCACCATGGATGAGCTTCGTGAAGGAATTGAGTATGCTCATGCCCGTGGAGTGGATGTGCACGTCGCTTCAAACATGGTGACCCATGAGGGAAATGAACAAGGGGCTGGTGAGTGGTTCCGTGAATTACGGGATATGGGCCTTGATGCCGTGATTGTTTCAGACCCGGCCTTGATTGAAATCTGTGCAACCTATGCACCTGGCCTCAATATCCACTTGTCTACGCAAGCTTCTGCGACTAATGTGGAGACCTTCCATTTCTGGAAAGAATATGGCTTGACCCGTGTGGTCTTGGCCCGTGAGGTATCCATGGAAGAGTTGGCAGAGATCCGTAAGCGTACCGATCTTGAGATCGAAGCCTTCGTTCATGGAGCCATGTGTATTTCTTATTCCGGACGTTGTACCCTTTCTAACCACATGTCTGACCGGGATGCAAACCGTGGTGGTTGTTCTCAATCTTGTCGTTGGAAATACGATCTCTACGATATGCCATTTGGCCAAGAACGCAAGAGTATCAAAGGGCAAGTCCCAGAAGAATACTCTATGTCAGCCGTGGACATGTGTATGATCGAAAATATTCCAGACATGATTGATAATGGGGTTGATAGCTTGAAGATTGAAGGCCGGATGAAATCTGTCCATTACGTATCAACAGTAGCCAACTGTTACAAGGCAGCTTGTGATGCTTATATGGAAAGTCCAGAAGCCTTTTATGCCATCAAGGATGATTTGATCAATGAATTGTGGAAAGTTGCTCAACGTGAATTGGCAACTGGATTCTACTACCAAACACCGACTGAAAACGAACAATTGTTTGGGGCACGTCGTAAGATTCCTCAATACAAATTTGTAGGAGAAGTGGTTGACTTTGATCCATCTACCATGACTGCGACGATTCGCCAACGGAATGTCATCAATGAAGGCGACCAAGTGGAATTCTACGGACCAGGCTTCCGTCATTTTGAATGCCAGATCCAAGACTTGCATGATAAGGATGGAGTGAAGATTGATCGCGCGCCAAATCCGATGGAACTTCTTACGATCACCGTCCCACAAGAAGTCAAGCCAGGAGATATGATTCGTTCTTGCCAGGAGGGCTTAATCAATCTCTACTCAAAAGATGGGGCAAGTAAAACTGTTCGAGTATAA